A genomic window from Silvibacterium dinghuense includes:
- a CDS encoding GWxTD domain-containing protein: protein MSKGRTSAIFAIAIGAFLFLPSVRAQQADPQASADSQSQDQTPDPLKRQLSDKEKFKQQKELKQELHGIYKKWVDEDVHWIITDQELKAFKSLSNDEERDSFIEAFWQRRNPNPDSPENEFREEHYRRIAYANEHFAAGKPGWKTDRGHIYIAFGPPDSKDEHPSGGMYDRPMEEGGGQTSTYPFEVWHYRYLEGIGENIDIEFVDTCMCGDYHMTIDRSEKDALLHVPGAGATLYEQMGMAKQADRFKGGLENLGTGPMSSQQQSKEFDRLELYAKLQAPPPVKFKDLEAFISDHKLLTGPVFPFEVRTDYVKVTDDTVLVPITLQIKNRDITFQTKEGVSKGVVNILGRVSTITDHVVYTFEDPVEVEQPQELLAKTLDTSELYWKAIPLRPGRYRVDIVIKDVNNPDHVGMWAQGITVPKYDDDRLSASSLILADKMERVPSKQIGTGNFIISNTFIRPRVSAGPMDPVTFHRDQKLNFWMQVYNLGIDEKSKQNSATITYQIIDVASNKALLDTQEDSRKMSANSDQLTVEKSLPLASLQPGKYMVKVLVNDSVSRQEIAQSAPFTVD, encoded by the coding sequence ATGTCTAAGGGTCGTACCTCCGCCATTTTTGCGATCGCCATTGGTGCGTTCCTGTTTCTTCCTTCTGTTCGAGCCCAGCAGGCCGACCCCCAGGCGTCCGCGGACAGCCAGAGCCAGGACCAGACTCCTGACCCGCTCAAGCGTCAGCTCTCCGATAAGGAAAAGTTCAAGCAGCAGAAAGAACTGAAGCAGGAGCTGCACGGCATTTATAAGAAGTGGGTCGACGAAGACGTCCACTGGATCATCACCGACCAGGAGCTGAAGGCCTTCAAGAGCCTCAGCAACGACGAAGAGCGTGACTCCTTCATCGAAGCCTTCTGGCAGCGCCGCAATCCGAACCCGGATTCGCCCGAGAACGAGTTCCGCGAAGAGCACTATCGCCGTATTGCTTACGCAAACGAGCATTTTGCCGCCGGCAAGCCTGGCTGGAAGACCGACCGCGGCCATATCTACATCGCCTTCGGTCCGCCAGACAGCAAGGACGAGCATCCTTCGGGCGGTATGTACGACCGTCCCATGGAAGAAGGCGGCGGCCAAACTTCGACCTATCCCTTTGAAGTGTGGCACTACCGCTATCTCGAAGGCATCGGCGAGAACATCGATATCGAATTCGTCGACACCTGCATGTGCGGCGACTATCACATGACCATCGACCGCTCGGAGAAGGACGCCCTGCTGCACGTTCCAGGTGCGGGCGCGACGCTCTACGAGCAGATGGGCATGGCCAAGCAGGCCGACCGCTTCAAGGGTGGACTCGAGAACCTGGGCACCGGCCCGATGAGCTCGCAGCAGCAGAGCAAGGAATTCGACCGGCTCGAGCTGTATGCCAAGCTGCAGGCTCCCCCGCCGGTCAAGTTCAAGGACCTGGAAGCCTTTATCTCGGATCACAAGCTGCTGACGGGGCCGGTTTTCCCGTTCGAAGTGCGCACTGATTATGTGAAGGTGACCGACGATACGGTGCTGGTGCCGATCACTCTGCAGATCAAGAACCGCGATATCACCTTCCAGACGAAAGAAGGCGTTTCCAAGGGTGTGGTGAACATCCTCGGCCGCGTCTCGACGATCACCGATCACGTCGTCTACACCTTCGAGGACCCGGTCGAGGTTGAGCAGCCGCAAGAGCTGCTTGCCAAGACGCTCGATACGTCGGAGCTCTACTGGAAGGCGATTCCGCTGCGTCCGGGCCGCTACCGCGTCGACATCGTGATCAAGGATGTGAACAACCCCGATCACGTCGGCATGTGGGCACAGGGCATCACGGTGCCGAAGTATGACGATGACAGGCTCTCGGCCTCGTCGCTGATCCTGGCCGACAAGATGGAGCGCGTGCCTTCGAAGCAGATCGGCACCGGTAACTTCATCATCAGCAATACCTTCATCCGGCCGCGCGTGTCCGCGGGCCCGATGGACCCGGTGACCTTCCACCGCGACCAGAAGCTGAACTTCTGGATGCAGGTATACAACCTGGGCATCGACGAAAAAAGTAAGCAGAACAGCGCGACGATTACTTACCAAATCATCGACGTTGCGTCCAATAAGGCGCTGCTGGATACGCAGGAGGATTCCAGGAAGATGAGCGCCAATTCCGACCAGCTGACGGTCGAAAAGAGTCTCCCCCTCGCAAGCCTCCAGCCCGGCAAGTACATGGTGAAGGTGCTGGTGAATGACAGCGTCTCCCGCCAGGAGATCGCCCAGTCTGCACCGTTTACCGTGGACTAA
- a CDS encoding efflux RND transporter periplasmic adaptor subunit, translating into MKKIILSVLAVVVVAGIVVLTIVRAQSGYTKVYTGKVVRQDLVSTVSGTGQIKPKTYVNLGATAFGRITHLYVKEGDKVHKGEVVASIENVQQGANVEGQRAAIAAAQTDIASYIAAEKTQQANIEHAKADLEQKKLDFERAQALYKDGIMAKQDFDAKKAAYDLDIATLAQSDAALAQAKAQTDSARGHLTTQEATLRANVDLLGKTVASAPFDGIVTNLPVREGETVVEGIQNAEGSTLMTLADMSVITAEVKVDETDIVNVALGQEADVTVDALPGKVFKGHVTLVGDQALLRSTGQATSTSTSGQEEAKDFKVVVTLDVPSDELRPGLSTTAKIVTAHKQNVLTIPIQALALRAPSTGKTGTGATVQAASADGAAQKQQQGVFVVRNDGGKLRVHFVPVSTGITGTTDIEVLSGLQTGDEIVTGSFSVLRDLKDDALIKRDTTPQTTTTSSSGSGS; encoded by the coding sequence TTGAAAAAAATCATTCTTAGCGTACTTGCGGTCGTCGTGGTGGCAGGCATTGTGGTGTTGACGATCGTCCGGGCACAGTCCGGCTACACCAAGGTCTATACCGGCAAAGTAGTACGCCAGGACCTGGTCTCGACCGTCAGCGGCACCGGGCAGATCAAGCCTAAAACCTATGTGAACCTGGGTGCCACAGCCTTTGGCCGCATCACCCATCTCTATGTAAAAGAAGGAGATAAGGTTCACAAGGGCGAGGTCGTGGCCTCCATTGAAAATGTTCAGCAGGGAGCGAATGTGGAGGGCCAGAGGGCCGCCATCGCCGCTGCTCAGACCGATATCGCCTCCTACATCGCCGCCGAGAAGACGCAGCAGGCCAATATCGAGCATGCCAAGGCCGATCTTGAGCAAAAGAAGCTCGATTTCGAACGTGCCCAGGCGCTCTATAAGGACGGCATCATGGCGAAACAGGACTTTGATGCCAAGAAGGCCGCCTATGACCTCGACATAGCAACCCTGGCACAGAGCGACGCTGCCCTGGCGCAGGCCAAGGCGCAGACCGACTCTGCCCGCGGCCACCTGACCACACAGGAAGCCACCCTGCGCGCCAATGTCGATCTGCTCGGCAAAACTGTCGCCTCGGCACCTTTCGACGGCATCGTGACCAACCTCCCCGTCCGCGAGGGAGAAACCGTGGTCGAAGGTATCCAGAATGCAGAAGGCTCGACGCTGATGACCCTTGCCGATATGTCGGTCATCACCGCCGAAGTCAAGGTCGACGAAACCGATATCGTGAACGTGGCGCTCGGCCAGGAGGCCGATGTCACCGTGGACGCCCTGCCAGGCAAGGTCTTCAAGGGGCACGTGACGCTGGTCGGCGACCAGGCGCTGCTGCGCTCAACCGGTCAGGCAACCAGCACCTCGACCAGCGGCCAGGAAGAGGCCAAGGACTTCAAGGTGGTCGTCACCCTCGACGTGCCATCCGATGAGCTACGGCCCGGCCTTTCCACCACGGCCAAGATCGTCACCGCGCACAAGCAGAACGTGCTGACAATTCCCATCCAGGCACTCGCGCTCCGAGCTCCGAGCACAGGCAAGACCGGCACAGGCGCCACGGTTCAAGCGGCCAGCGCCGACGGCGCCGCACAGAAGCAGCAGCAGGGCGTCTTCGTCGTACGCAATGATGGCGGCAAGCTCCGCGTCCACTTCGTTCCTGTCTCAACCGGCATCACCGGCACCACGGACATCGAGGTGCTGAGCGGCCTCCAGACCGGCGATGAAATCGTGACCGGCAGCTTCAGCGTGCTGCGCGACCTGAAGGACGACGCCCTCATCAAGCGCGACACCACCCCACAGACCACCACCACCAGCAGCAGCGGGTCAGGCTCATAA
- a CDS encoding ABC transporter ATP-binding protein, with translation MTTGTTNEIEARAAAAVEPSDVIVVDDIWKTYDMGSEQQVHALQGVSLRIKHNEYVAIMGPSGSGKSTLMNLIGCLDSPSKGQYWLNGHLVSELNDDELARIRNKEIGFVFQTFNLLARASALQNVELPLIYNGTSASERLERAENALKAVNLGERMHHKPNELSGGQRQRVAIARALINRPSIILADEPTGNLDSKTGDEIMALFDELHGRGNTIVLVTHEPDIAEYAHRVVHIRDGKIFSDQPSSRVKRPQE, from the coding sequence ATGACGACCGGAACGACCAACGAAATAGAAGCGAGGGCCGCCGCGGCCGTAGAGCCGAGCGACGTCATCGTGGTCGACGATATCTGGAAGACCTACGACATGGGCTCCGAGCAGCAGGTGCACGCGCTGCAGGGCGTCTCGCTGCGCATCAAGCACAACGAGTACGTCGCTATCATGGGCCCGTCGGGCTCCGGCAAGTCGACGCTGATGAACCTGATCGGCTGCCTGGACTCACCGAGCAAAGGCCAGTACTGGCTCAACGGTCACCTGGTGAGCGAGCTGAATGACGACGAACTGGCCCGCATCCGTAATAAAGAGATTGGCTTTGTTTTTCAGACCTTCAACCTGCTGGCGCGCGCCTCGGCACTGCAGAATGTGGAACTGCCCCTGATCTATAACGGGACATCCGCGTCGGAACGGCTGGAGCGGGCGGAGAATGCACTGAAGGCCGTAAACCTCGGTGAGCGCATGCACCACAAGCCGAACGAGCTCTCCGGCGGTCAGCGGCAGCGCGTAGCCATTGCGCGCGCCCTCATCAACCGCCCATCGATCATCCTGGCCGACGAGCCCACCGGCAACCTGGACTCGAAGACCGGCGATGAGATCATGGCTCTCTTCGACGAGCTGCATGGGCGCGGCAACACGATTGTGCTCGTCACCCACGAGCCGGATATCGCCGAGTACGCGCATCGCGTCGTGCACATCCGCGACGGCAAGATCTTCTCCGATCAGCCTTCTTCCCGTGTGAAGCGGCCGCAGGAGTGA
- a CDS encoding carboxypeptidase-like regulatory domain-containing protein, whose translation MTRRLTIYVPIFVLLCAALQLPARALSDGAVSGVVRDAGGAPQIGTLVQLVRPDLSVISQTFTDDRGHYSLPRIIPGVYGVKATAALFLPTLRENLHVAPSSKLVVNLTLTTLYEAFRWLPAQPRQVDEPQDDWTWTLRLSANRPLLRVLGDGPLVVLQEADGQNQALKARVSVRGGESGFGDGGVHNGFEMRRNTDDTKQLLVRADLSQAGNTSLNTVVGYEQQLSPVSTLKTVAAFLDRPEIAGGPDAQGLEALVFRSAESLDLTPAIHLEGGSEFEAIHLGGTEVASHPFGVVQVKAGDTSLAYRVTTSPGLEGSGQLDRESTLVPAVGEADGHLLLEHGLHQELALSHESGNVRWTMAVYHDRDEHPMIEGGGTVSEADWKENDLLYDASTDTLRIAGEGYSTNGIVAELRDVLPQDMWISVAAAMGNAMTMDAASGSSSAAPASLQQTIAAIHPGRAETVAASFGGKLQGAKTQWQASYRWQPGNTLTAVDSFNRSLADPYLSFYLRQPLHYRCLLPNGMEAMIDVRNLLAQGYRPVLTSDGSLLYFAQESRAIEAGLAFSF comes from the coding sequence GTGACGAGAAGGCTGACCATTTACGTCCCGATCTTCGTGCTGCTGTGCGCGGCCCTGCAGCTGCCTGCCCGCGCTCTGAGCGATGGCGCGGTCTCGGGCGTGGTGCGCGATGCCGGCGGTGCTCCCCAGATCGGTACTCTCGTCCAGCTTGTCCGTCCCGATCTCAGCGTGATCTCTCAGACATTTACCGATGACCGGGGCCACTACTCTCTGCCCCGGATCATTCCTGGCGTCTATGGCGTCAAGGCGACAGCTGCGCTCTTCCTGCCCACCCTCCGCGAAAACCTGCATGTGGCCCCGAGCTCGAAACTGGTCGTCAACCTTACGCTGACCACCCTCTACGAGGCCTTCCGATGGCTCCCGGCACAGCCGCGCCAGGTGGACGAGCCTCAGGACGACTGGACCTGGACGCTGCGGCTCTCTGCCAATCGCCCGTTGTTGCGGGTCCTCGGCGACGGTCCGCTGGTGGTGCTGCAGGAGGCCGATGGGCAGAACCAGGCGCTCAAGGCGCGGGTTTCGGTGCGTGGCGGCGAGAGCGGGTTTGGAGACGGAGGCGTACACAACGGCTTCGAGATGCGCCGCAATACCGACGACACCAAGCAGCTGCTGGTCCGCGCCGATCTGAGTCAGGCCGGAAATACCTCGCTGAATACCGTCGTTGGATATGAGCAGCAGCTCTCCCCGGTAAGCACTCTGAAGACCGTAGCCGCCTTTCTCGATCGTCCGGAGATCGCGGGTGGACCCGATGCACAGGGCCTCGAGGCGCTGGTATTCCGCTCGGCGGAGAGCCTGGATCTTACCCCTGCCATCCATCTGGAAGGCGGAAGCGAATTTGAGGCCATTCACCTGGGCGGGACGGAAGTTGCCAGCCATCCCTTTGGGGTGGTGCAGGTGAAGGCCGGGGATACCTCGCTGGCCTATCGCGTTACCACCTCTCCCGGACTCGAAGGCTCCGGGCAACTGGACCGCGAGAGCACGCTGGTTCCGGCTGTCGGGGAGGCGGATGGGCATCTTCTCCTCGAGCACGGGCTGCATCAGGAGCTGGCCCTCAGTCACGAGAGCGGCAATGTTCGCTGGACGATGGCTGTCTACCATGATCGCGATGAGCATCCGATGATCGAAGGCGGCGGAACGGTCAGCGAAGCCGACTGGAAAGAGAACGACCTGCTCTACGACGCGTCCACGGATACCCTCCGGATCGCAGGCGAGGGCTATTCCACCAACGGCATTGTTGCGGAGCTGCGCGACGTGCTGCCGCAGGACATGTGGATCTCCGTCGCCGCGGCCATGGGCAACGCGATGACGATGGATGCCGCATCGGGCTCGTCGTCTGCTGCACCGGCCTCGCTGCAGCAGACGATTGCCGCAATTCACCCCGGCCGCGCGGAGACGGTGGCTGCCTCGTTTGGCGGCAAGCTGCAGGGAGCCAAGACGCAGTGGCAGGCTTCTTATCGCTGGCAGCCGGGCAATACGCTCACCGCGGTCGACTCCTTCAACCGCAGCCTGGCCGATCCTTATCTCAGCTTCTACCTTCGCCAGCCGCTGCACTACCGGTGCCTCCTGCCGAACGGCATGGAGGCGATGATCGATGTGCGCAACCTGCTGGCACAGGGCTACAGGCCGGTGCTCACCAGCGATGGCAGCCTGCTCTATTTTGCGCAGGAGTCGCGTGCCATCGAAGCCGGATTGGCGTTTAGTTTCTGA